A region from the Drosophila bipectinata strain 14024-0381.07 chromosome 3R, DbipHiC1v2, whole genome shotgun sequence genome encodes:
- the LOC138926641 gene encoding uncharacterized protein, which translates to MEDNPTFADGLEEKPSCSYASLTLGERENDTSTPTKYSYSEKRSAGNILRRHAASGILAPTPEWLKKLEWAKKVLPDFYSTPPKSPSKRQGSKELSGPSAKRSRMQTGISFAEMARETKLIGILDQGHSEGKISHRNWKWVEAALAKICLEMIESDPGSAPSCKDVGWYQGNIKMISCDDQKSVDLYKAAVLKVGEVYPGARLIAVDWSEIPRRPRARFWIPSSIREPAQILKMLQCCNPQVPTKDWQVVRVDEMEGATNQAVIILNKDSLAPIEAAMGKLNFGFSTVHVKVYNSRKGTSQGSVPMGSVKVLESEVEVADEDGYLTDTSILRRGIESLFREGDLSDESDLDAITLE; encoded by the coding sequence ATGGAAGATAACCCCACTTTTGCCGATGGCTTGGAGGAAAAGCCAAGCTGCTCTTATGCGTCCCTGACTCTTGGGGAAAGGGAAAACGATACTAGTACTCCTACCAAATATTCATACTCGGAAAAAAGATCTGCTGGAAATATTCTCCGGCGTCACGCAGCCTCAGGAATTTTAGCCCCCACTCCCGAGTGGCTGAAAAAGTTGGAGTGGGCCAAAAAGGTTCTGCCGGATTTCTATTCCACCCCGCCCAAGTCCCCGTCGAAGAGACAGGGCTCCAAAGAGTTGTCAGGACCTTCAGCTAAGCGCTCGAGGATGCAAACTGGCATATCTTTTGCAGAAATGGCCAGAGAAACCAAGTTGATCGGGATCCTGGACCAGGGGCATTCCGAAGGAAAAATTTCCCACAGAAATTGGAAATGGGTCGAGGCTGCGCTGGCTAAAATATGCTTGGAGATGATTGAGAGCGATCCTGGGTCAGCACCTTCCTGCAAGGACGTTGGATGGTACCAGGGAAACATTAAAATGATTTCATGTGACGATCAGAAATCTGTTGATCTCTATAAGGCCGCAGTCCTGAAGGTCGGGGAAGTCTATCCTGGTGCCAGACTTATCGCCGTCGACTGGAGTGAGATACCCAGAAGGCCACGAGCCCGATTCTGGATACCCTCCAGCATCCGGGAGCCAGCACAGATCCTCAAGATGCTCCAGTGCTGTAACCcccaagtacccaccaaagaCTGGCAAGTGGTTAGAGTGGATGAGATGGAGGGAGCCACTAACCAGGCGGTCATCATTCTCAACAAGGACTCTTTGGCGCCCATCGAAGCAGCCATGGGTAAACTTAATTTTGGTTTCAGCACCGTTCACGTAAAGGTCTACAATTCACGTAAAGGTACCAGCCAAGGATCAGTTCCAATGGGGTCAGTCAAGGTTTTGGAATCAGAAGTTGAAGTTGCAGATGAAGATGGCTACTTGACCGACACGTCGATTCTACGGCGTGGAATAGAGTCCTTATTCCGAGAGGGAGATCTATCTGATGAGTCGGACTTGGATGCAATAACCCTGGAATGA